In a genomic window of Pseudomonas mohnii:
- a CDS encoding DUF3757 domain-containing protein produces the protein MKLKQLVMCISILLSGHAWAEVTEYCPSPSDIRELAPGIYKAPTASGDGEWYGVSQGGQGPVGEFELAIFMPHKDVEEGTVIGEVQRCGYRLQKGGAVDMKFKREGTVASIDTGGSWEEWNSRYYCDNKEVRGCTFKEIVRPVKR, from the coding sequence ATGAAACTTAAACAGTTGGTGATGTGCATTTCGATTCTGTTGTCTGGCCATGCCTGGGCAGAGGTCACGGAATACTGCCCAAGCCCTTCAGACATCAGGGAATTGGCCCCGGGTATTTACAAAGCGCCCACGGCCAGCGGCGATGGCGAATGGTACGGTGTGTCTCAAGGCGGCCAGGGGCCGGTGGGTGAATTCGAATTGGCGATATTCATGCCTCACAAGGATGTCGAGGAGGGGACCGTCATCGGTGAGGTCCAGCGCTGTGGTTATAGGCTGCAGAAAGGCGGCGCGGTGGACATGAAGTTCAAAAGGGAAGGGACTGTCGCGAGTATTGATACCGGCGGATCGTGGGAAGAGTGGAATTCACGGTATTACTGCGATAACAAAGAAGTGCGCGGCTGTACATTCAAAGAGATCGTCAGGCCAGTGAAGCGCTGA
- a CDS encoding valine--tRNA ligase yields MDKTYQPHAIETSWYNTWESENYFAPQGAGESYTIMIPPPNVTGSLHMGHGFNNAIMDALIRFRRMQGRNTLWQPGTDHAGIATQMLVERQLEAQGQNRHDLGRDKFLEKVWEWKDQSGGNISRQIRRLGSSVDWSRERFTMDDGLSEAVKEAFVRLHEDGLIYRGKRLVNWDTKLHTAISDLEVENHDEKGFLWNLKYPLADGAKTAEGNAFLIVATTRPETMLGDSAVAVNPNDERYKALIGKFVELPLVGRRIPIIADDYCDPEFGTGCVKITPAHDFNDYEVGKRHNLPLLNIFDKNASVLPAAQVFNLDGTLNESIDGKIPAEYAGLDRFEARKQIVAAFEAAGLLVSVDDHALKVPKGDRSGTIIEPWLTDQWYVSTKPLAEPAIAAVEDGRIQFVPKQYENMYFSWMRDIQDWCISRQLWWGHRIPAWYDESGKVYVGRDEAEVRAKHHLGPDVALQQDNDVLDTWFSSGLWTFSTLGWPEQTEFLKKFHSTDVLVTGFDIIFFWVARMIMLTMHLIKNEDGTPQVPFKTVYVHGLVRDGQGQKMSKSKGNVLDPLDIIDGIELEELVSKRTSGMMQPKLAKKIEKQTREEFAEGIASYGTDALRFTFCSLASTGRDIKFDMGRVEGYRNFCNKIWNAARYVLDKGEDCGQNGEAYELSLADRWIISQLQRTEAEVTRQLDQFRFDLAAQALYEFIWNQYCDWYLELSKPVLWDEHAPVERQRGTRRTLVRVLEVALRLAHPFMPFITEEIWQRIAPLAGIEGKTIMLQPWPVANETRIDQAAEDDIEWLKGLMLGTRNIRGEMNIGPGKPLPLFLKNVSAEDQRRLTENEALLKKLARLESITVLAAGEEAPLSATALVGEMEVLVPMAGLIDKGAELARLDKEIQRLQGEVQRVGGKLSNAGFVDKAPAEVIEKERAKLAEAEQALGKLAEQHARIASL; encoded by the coding sequence ATGGATAAGACCTACCAGCCGCACGCCATTGAAACTTCCTGGTACAACACCTGGGAGTCAGAGAATTACTTCGCCCCGCAAGGCGCGGGCGAGTCCTACACCATCATGATCCCGCCGCCGAACGTCACCGGCAGCCTGCACATGGGTCACGGCTTCAACAACGCGATCATGGACGCCCTGATCCGTTTCCGCCGCATGCAGGGTCGCAACACCCTGTGGCAGCCGGGCACCGACCACGCCGGTATCGCCACGCAGATGCTGGTGGAGCGTCAACTCGAAGCCCAGGGCCAGAATCGTCACGATTTGGGCCGTGACAAATTCCTTGAGAAAGTCTGGGAATGGAAGGATCAGTCCGGCGGCAACATCAGCCGCCAGATCCGCCGCCTCGGCTCATCCGTCGACTGGAGCCGCGAACGCTTCACCATGGACGACGGCCTCTCGGAAGCCGTAAAAGAAGCGTTCGTGCGCCTGCATGAAGACGGCCTGATCTACCGCGGCAAGCGCCTGGTCAACTGGGACACCAAGCTGCACACGGCAATTTCCGATCTTGAAGTGGAAAACCACGACGAGAAAGGTTTCCTGTGGAACCTGAAGTACCCGCTGGCCGATGGCGCCAAGACCGCTGAGGGCAACGCTTTCCTGATCGTCGCGACCACCCGCCCGGAAACCATGCTCGGCGACTCCGCCGTCGCGGTTAACCCGAACGATGAGCGCTACAAAGCCCTGATCGGCAAATTTGTCGAGCTGCCGCTGGTTGGCCGCCGCATCCCGATCATCGCCGACGATTACTGCGATCCTGAATTCGGCACCGGCTGCGTGAAAATCACCCCGGCCCACGATTTCAACGACTACGAAGTCGGCAAGCGTCACAACCTGCCGCTGCTGAACATCTTCGACAAAAATGCCAGCGTCCTGCCAGCCGCCCAGGTGTTCAACCTCGACGGCACGCTGAACGAAAGCATCGACGGCAAGATCCCGGCCGAATACGCCGGTCTCGACCGTTTCGAAGCCCGCAAGCAGATCGTGGCCGCGTTCGAAGCCGCGGGCCTGCTGGTCAGCGTTGACGATCACGCCCTGAAAGTCCCGAAAGGCGACCGCTCCGGCACCATCATCGAGCCGTGGCTGACCGACCAGTGGTACGTATCCACCAAGCCTTTGGCCGAGCCTGCCATTGCCGCCGTCGAAGACGGCCGCATCCAGTTCGTGCCCAAGCAGTACGAAAACATGTACTTCTCCTGGATGCGTGACATTCAGGATTGGTGCATCAGCCGTCAGCTGTGGTGGGGCCACCGGATTCCGGCCTGGTACGACGAGTCGGGCAAGGTTTACGTTGGCCGCGACGAAGCCGAAGTGCGCGCCAAGCACCACCTCGGTCCGGATGTTGCACTGCAACAGGACAACGACGTTCTCGACACCTGGTTCAGTTCGGGCCTGTGGACGTTCTCGACACTCGGCTGGCCTGAGCAAACCGAATTCCTGAAGAAATTCCACTCCACCGACGTGCTGGTCACCGGCTTCGACATCATTTTCTTCTGGGTCGCCCGGATGATCATGCTGACGATGCACCTGATCAAGAACGAGGACGGCACGCCGCAGGTTCCGTTCAAGACTGTTTATGTGCACGGTCTGGTGCGTGATGGCCAGGGCCAGAAGATGTCCAAGTCCAAGGGCAACGTCCTTGACCCGCTGGACATCATCGACGGTATCGAGCTGGAAGAGCTGGTCAGCAAGCGCACCTCCGGCATGATGCAGCCAAAACTGGCGAAGAAGATCGAGAAGCAAACCCGCGAAGAGTTCGCCGAGGGCATCGCCAGCTATGGCACCGACGCCCTGCGTTTCACCTTCTGCTCGCTGGCATCCACCGGTCGCGACATCAAGTTCGACATGGGCCGCGTCGAAGGCTACCGCAACTTCTGCAACAAGATCTGGAACGCCGCGCGCTACGTGCTGGACAAGGGCGAAGACTGCGGCCAGAACGGCGAAGCCTATGAGCTGTCCCTGGCCGACCGTTGGATCATTTCGCAGCTGCAACGCACCGAAGCCGAAGTGACCCGTCAACTGGATCAGTTCCGTTTCGACCTCGCGGCGCAAGCGCTGTATGAGTTCATCTGGAACCAGTACTGCGACTGGTACCTGGAACTGTCCAAGCCTGTGCTGTGGGACGAGCACGCCCCGGTTGAACGTCAGCGCGGCACCCGTCGCACCCTGGTTCGCGTACTGGAAGTGGCCCTGCGCCTGGCCCATCCGTTCATGCCGTTCATCACCGAAGAAATCTGGCAGCGCATTGCGCCGCTGGCCGGCATCGAAGGCAAGACGATCATGCTGCAACCTTGGCCGGTGGCCAATGAAACACGCATCGATCAGGCCGCCGAAGATGACATCGAATGGCTCAAGGGCCTGATGCTCGGCACGCGTAACATCCGTGGCGAAATGAACATCGGCCCGGGCAAACCGCTGCCGCTGTTCCTGAAGAACGTCAGCGCCGAGGATCAGCGTCGTCTCACTGAAAACGAAGCGTTGCTGAAGAAACTGGCACGTCTCGAATCGATCACCGTTCTGGCTGCCGGCGAAGAAGCGCCATTGTCGGCGACCGCGCTGGTCGGCGAGATGGAAGTGCTGGTGCCGATGGCCGGCCTGATCGACAAAGGTGCGGAACTGGCGCGTCTGGACAAGGAAATCCAGCGCCTGCAAGGCGAAGTGCAACGGGTTGGCGGCAAGCTGTCCAACGCCGGCTTCGTCGACAAGGCACCGGCTGAAGTCATCGAGAAAGAACGCGCCAAACTAGCCGAAGCCGAACAGGCTCTGGGCAAGCTGGCGGAGCAACACGCGCGGATTGCCAGTCTGTAA
- the rlmF gene encoding 23S rRNA (adenine(1618)-N(6))-methyltransferase RlmF, with translation MTTPRPPKPARQKPDPTKAAKAVEPREKASLHPRNRHQGRYDFPALIKTTPELKQFVITNPYGKESIDFASPDAVRVFNRALLKSFYGIAHWDIPADYLCPPVPGRADYVHFLADLLASGNDGVIPRGAAVKVLDIGMGANCVYPLIGHSDYRWQFLGSEIDATAIAAAKAIIQSNGLNKAIQIRQQSNPKQILLGLLESAERFDLTMCNPPFHASLEEATRGSTRKWRALGKADPKRKLPVLNFGGQAAELWCEGGEARFVTQLISESAQVGQQVLWFSTLVSKASNLPAIQTTLKKAGVLESQVVEMSQGQKQSRFVAWTFQTKAQQQAWRQARWAKASTE, from the coding sequence ATGACCACCCCCCGCCCCCCCAAACCTGCGCGCCAAAAGCCTGATCCGACCAAGGCAGCCAAAGCCGTCGAGCCACGCGAGAAGGCCAGCCTGCATCCGCGCAATCGCCACCAGGGTCGCTATGACTTCCCGGCGCTGATCAAAACCACGCCGGAATTGAAGCAGTTCGTGATCACCAACCCATACGGCAAGGAAAGCATCGACTTCGCCAGCCCGGATGCGGTGCGCGTGTTCAATCGGGCACTGCTCAAGTCGTTCTACGGCATCGCCCATTGGGACATTCCAGCCGACTACCTGTGCCCGCCGGTGCCGGGACGTGCGGATTACGTGCACTTTCTGGCCGATCTGCTGGCCAGCGGCAATGATGGCGTGATCCCGCGTGGCGCGGCAGTGAAGGTGCTGGATATCGGCATGGGCGCCAACTGCGTGTATCCGCTGATTGGTCACAGCGATTACCGCTGGCAGTTCCTCGGCTCGGAGATCGACGCCACCGCCATCGCCGCCGCCAAAGCCATCATTCAGTCCAACGGCTTGAACAAAGCCATTCAGATCCGTCAGCAGAGCAACCCGAAACAGATCCTGCTGGGCCTGCTCGAAAGCGCCGAGCGTTTTGACCTGACTATGTGCAACCCGCCGTTCCATGCGTCTCTGGAGGAAGCGACCCGAGGCAGCACGCGTAAATGGCGCGCGCTGGGCAAGGCCGATCCGAAGCGCAAACTGCCGGTGCTGAATTTTGGCGGTCAGGCGGCAGAGTTGTGGTGTGAGGGTGGCGAGGCAAGGTTTGTCACGCAATTGATCAGCGAAAGCGCGCAGGTGGGGCAACAGGTGCTGTGGTTCAGCACATTGGTGTCGAAAGCCTCGAACCTGCCGGCGATCCAGACAACCCTGAAAAAGGCTGGCGTGCTGGAAAGCCAGGTGGTGGAAATGTCCCAGGGTCAGAAGCAGAGCCGGTTCGTCGCCTGGACGTTCCAGACCAAGGCGCAGCAACAGGCCTGGCGTCAGGCGCGCTGGGCCAAGGCTTCAACGGAGTAA